GGCTACGAGCCGGTCGTCATGTTCGCCCGCCCCGAACAGGCGGACGCCGCACAGCGGGCGTGCGGATCCGATGTCGAGGTCGTCCCGCTGCCCGTCGACGACCTGTGGGCCCGTGACACCGTGCCGGTGTTCGTGGAGGACTCCGGCACGCTCAAGGGCGTCGACCTCAACTTCAGCGGCTGGGGCAACAAGCAGAAGGAGCACGGCAACGACACCAGGCTCGCCGCCGCGCTGCTGGACAGGTACCGGATCCCGCGGATCACCACACCGGTCGTCGCCGAGGGCGGTTCCTTCGAGACCGACGGTCAGGGGACCCTCCTGGTCACCGAGAGCTCGGTGGTCAACGAGCGCCGGAACCCCGGCAAGAGCCGGGACGAGATCGAGGACGGGCTCAAGCAGGCGCTCGGCGTCACGAAGGTGATCTGGTTCGCCGGCGTGCGCGACCAGGACATCACCGACGCCCACGTCGACTGCCTCGTCCGGTTCGCGGCTCCCGGCGTCGTGCTCCTGGACCAGCCCTTCCCGGGGGCGCCCGAGGACGTCTGGTCGCGCTCCGCCGCGCAGGCCAAGGAGGTGCTCAAGGACGCAACCGACGCCCGCGGCAAGCCTCTTGAGATCATCGAGCTGCCCCAGCCGGACCCCGACCGCATCACCGGCCGCGGTGATGCGTTCGTCTCCTCCTACATCAACTTCTATGTCGCCAACAAGGCGCTGTTCCTGCCCCGCTTCGGGGACCCGGACGCCGACGCCAGGGCGCAGCAGATCGTGCGCGACCACTTCCCGGGACGGGACATCGTCCCG
The Kitasatospora paranensis genome window above contains:
- a CDS encoding agmatine deiminase family protein; this translates as MSDLSLSRRTVLRSAAGVGLLTVGGAACSPAGEEAPDPSEASGSSPHGPTPGRRFGAEWESHARTFMAWPASTGIWDSQLPDVRQDIAGVARAVGGYEPVVMFARPEQADAAQRACGSDVEVVPLPVDDLWARDTVPVFVEDSGTLKGVDLNFSGWGNKQKEHGNDTRLAAALLDRYRIPRITTPVVAEGGSFETDGQGTLLVTESSVVNERRNPGKSRDEIEDGLKQALGVTKVIWFAGVRDQDITDAHVDCLVRFAAPGVVLLDQPFPGAPEDVWSRSAAQAKEVLKDATDARGKPLEIIELPQPDPDRITGRGDAFVSSYINFYVANKALFLPRFGDPDADARAQQIVRDHFPGRDIVPLKIDNIASGGGGIHCSTHDQPGTPAS